A genomic segment from Microbacterium sp. SORGH_AS_0428 encodes:
- the rocD gene encoding ornithine--oxo-acid transaminase produces the protein MSVLDTTTSDIITAEDAHLAHNYHPLPVVISRGEGSWVTDVEGKRYLDLLSAYSALNFGHLHPAIVAVAQEQLTRLTLTSRAYHNDQLGVFAAALAELCGKDLVLPMNTGAEAVETAIKVARAWAYRVKGVSAGAAEIVVAGGNFHGRTTTIVGFSDDPEARGDFGPFTPGFAAVPFGDPDALEAAITDNTAAVLIEPIQGEAGVIVPPAGYLAAVREICTRRKVLFIADEIQSGLGRTGYTFACEREGVVPDMYVLGKALGGGILPVSAVAADAAVLGVIRPGEHGSTFGGNPLAAAVGHRVVEMLATGEFQQRAKALGEHLEQRLNDLVGHGVTAVRVAGLWAGVDIDPAQGTAREVAERLLGRGVLVKDTHGQTIRIAPPLVVRATELDWAIEQLKLVLTA, from the coding sequence ATGTCTGTGCTGGACACCACCACGAGCGACATCATCACGGCCGAGGACGCGCACCTCGCCCACAACTACCACCCGCTGCCGGTCGTCATCTCCCGCGGCGAGGGATCGTGGGTCACCGACGTCGAGGGCAAGCGCTACCTCGACCTGCTGTCGGCGTACTCGGCCCTCAACTTCGGGCACCTGCATCCGGCGATCGTGGCGGTCGCGCAGGAGCAGCTCACGCGTCTCACCCTGACGAGCCGGGCCTACCACAACGACCAGCTGGGCGTCTTCGCGGCGGCGCTCGCCGAGCTCTGCGGCAAGGACCTCGTGCTGCCGATGAACACGGGCGCCGAGGCTGTCGAGACCGCGATCAAGGTCGCCCGCGCGTGGGCGTACCGGGTGAAGGGGGTCTCCGCCGGTGCGGCGGAGATCGTGGTCGCGGGCGGCAACTTCCACGGGCGCACGACGACCATCGTCGGCTTCAGCGACGACCCCGAGGCGCGCGGCGATTTCGGCCCGTTCACGCCCGGGTTCGCGGCGGTGCCGTTCGGCGACCCGGACGCCCTCGAGGCGGCCATCACCGACAACACGGCGGCCGTTCTGATCGAGCCGATCCAGGGCGAGGCCGGCGTCATCGTGCCTCCGGCGGGATACCTCGCCGCGGTGCGCGAGATCTGCACCCGACGCAAGGTGCTGTTCATCGCCGACGAGATCCAGTCCGGCCTCGGACGCACCGGCTACACGTTCGCGTGCGAGCGCGAGGGCGTCGTGCCCGACATGTACGTGCTCGGCAAGGCGCTGGGCGGCGGCATCCTTCCCGTGTCCGCCGTCGCGGCCGACGCGGCGGTGCTGGGCGTCATCCGTCCGGGAGAGCACGGCTCGACGTTCGGCGGCAACCCGCTGGCCGCAGCCGTGGGCCATCGCGTGGTCGAGATGCTCGCCACGGGCGAGTTCCAGCAGCGTGCGAAGGCCCTCGGCGAGCACCTCGAGCAGCGGCTGAACGACCTCGTCGGACACGGCGTCACGGCGGTGCGCGTCGCGGGCCTGTGGGCCGGCGTCGACATCGACCCCGCGCAGGGGACCGCGCGCGAGGTCGCCGAGCGGCTGCTCGGGCGCGGCGTGCTCGTGAAGGACACCCACGGTCAGACCATCCGCATCGCGCCG
- the ddaH gene encoding dimethylargininase: MSTASVPSSRIAQRRSYLMCRPEHFTVSYSINPWMRPADPTDTAKAVAQWQTLYDAYVALGHEVRLIDGVPGLPDMVYTANGGFVIDGTAYGPKFRFAERADEAEPFMDWFAANGFRVARPEEVNEGEGDFLLVGNTILAGTGFRSTGDSHREVGEVFDREVVSLTLVDPRFYHLDTAIAVLDPVEGPGGVEKANIAYLPGAFDEQSQKVLAERYPDAIRVSDADGDVFGLNSASDGYNVFISPRAKGFEAQLRERGYNPVLIDLSELLLGGGGIKCCTLELRR; the protein is encoded by the coding sequence ATGTCCACCGCATCCGTGCCCTCATCCCGTATCGCCCAGCGTCGCAGCTACCTGATGTGCCGTCCCGAGCACTTCACGGTCAGCTACTCCATCAATCCGTGGATGCGGCCCGCCGACCCGACCGACACGGCCAAGGCCGTCGCGCAGTGGCAGACGCTGTACGACGCCTACGTCGCGCTCGGTCACGAGGTGCGCCTCATCGACGGCGTGCCCGGGCTTCCCGACATGGTCTACACGGCCAACGGCGGCTTCGTCATCGACGGCACCGCCTACGGCCCGAAGTTCCGCTTCGCCGAGCGCGCCGACGAGGCGGAGCCGTTCATGGACTGGTTCGCCGCCAATGGGTTCCGCGTCGCCCGCCCCGAGGAGGTCAACGAGGGCGAGGGTGACTTCCTGCTGGTCGGGAACACGATCCTCGCCGGCACCGGCTTCCGCTCCACCGGCGACAGCCACCGCGAGGTCGGAGAGGTGTTCGACCGCGAGGTCGTCTCGCTGACACTCGTGGACCCGCGGTTCTACCACCTCGACACCGCGATCGCGGTGCTCGACCCTGTCGAGGGCCCCGGCGGCGTCGAGAAGGCCAACATCGCCTACCTCCCCGGCGCGTTCGACGAGCAGAGCCAGAAGGTGCTCGCCGAGCGCTACCCCGACGCCATCCGGGTCTCGGATGCGGACGGCGACGTCTTCGGGCTCAACTCCGCCAGCGACGGCTACAACGTGTTCATCTCGCCCCGCGCCAAGGGATTCGAGGCGCAGCTGCGCGAGCGCGGATACAACCCCGTGCTGATCGACCTGTCCGAGCTGCTTCTGGGCGGCGGCGGCATCAAGTGCTGCACGCTCGAACTGCGCCGATGA
- a CDS encoding aldo/keto reductase: protein MKQRTLGPFSVSAIGLGAMPLSMNNDNELPDRQSAIATVHAALDAGVTLIDTADIYAPSWDTMGHNEELVAEALASWGGDRSSIVVTTKGGITRTEQKDFGRDGSLPYLRGAVESSLRRLGTDVIDLYQYHRPDRWIVYGEIMQNLKTLHDEGKVRALGISNASIEEIQIAQEVLGDALVSVQNEFSPRHPGSYKELTYCADAGLAFLPWSPLGGTGGGGRSVGERFRVFSEVGQAHGVSPQQVVLAWELALADTVIPIPGARRAASITDSAKAADLELTADEVERLSFSAGIDA from the coding sequence ATGAAGCAGCGCACCCTCGGCCCGTTCTCCGTCTCGGCCATCGGCCTCGGAGCCATGCCTCTCTCGATGAACAACGACAACGAGCTCCCCGACCGGCAGAGCGCGATCGCGACCGTGCACGCGGCTCTCGACGCCGGCGTGACGCTCATCGACACGGCCGACATCTACGCTCCGAGCTGGGACACGATGGGGCACAACGAGGAGCTCGTCGCCGAGGCGCTCGCCTCCTGGGGCGGCGACAGGTCGTCGATCGTGGTGACGACGAAGGGCGGCATCACCCGCACCGAGCAGAAGGACTTCGGCCGCGACGGCTCGCTGCCCTACCTGCGCGGCGCCGTCGAGTCGTCGCTGCGCCGCCTCGGCACCGATGTCATCGACCTGTACCAGTACCACCGCCCCGACCGGTGGATCGTCTACGGCGAGATCATGCAGAACCTCAAGACGCTGCACGACGAGGGCAAGGTGCGGGCCCTCGGCATTTCGAACGCGAGCATCGAGGAGATCCAGATCGCCCAGGAGGTTCTCGGCGATGCGCTCGTGAGCGTGCAGAACGAGTTCTCGCCGCGTCACCCCGGCAGCTACAAGGAGCTGACCTACTGCGCGGATGCGGGACTCGCGTTCCTGCCCTGGAGCCCGCTCGGCGGCACCGGCGGCGGCGGACGCTCGGTCGGCGAGCGCTTCCGCGTGTTCTCCGAGGTCGGCCAGGCGCACGGCGTCAGCCCACAGCAGGTCGTGCTTGCGTGGGAGCTCGCGCTCGCCGACACCGTGATCCCGATCCCGGGCGCGCGGCGTGCCGCGTCCATCACCGACAGCGCGAAGGCGGCCGATCTGGAGCTGACCGCGGACGAGGTCGAACGCCTGTCGTTCTCTGCGGGCATCGACGCCTGA
- a CDS encoding MDR family MFS transporter, giving the protein MSETARTDQPVMTHRAILLVIFGLMAGMFLSALDQTIVGTAIRTIGDDLHGLSLQAWVTTAYLIVSTIATPIYGKLSDIFGRRPLFLFAIIVFIVGSVLASFSTDMVQLAAFRAVQGLGAGGLMSMPLAIMGDILAPRERAKYQGYFLAVFGISSVIGPLVGGLFSGANEILWIAGWRWVFLINVPIGIIALFIVVRFLHIPHHPRESVRIDWWGAALVVVALVPLLLVAEQGREWGWDSPIAIACYVVGALGAVAFVFVERAMKTDALIPLSLFHSSTFSMATVIGVLVGFGMFGAMLTLPLYLQLVLGATPTESGFQMLPMILGLMIASIASGQIIARTGRYRMFPILGTLFLSGGYVLLTFLRVDSSYWFLAGAMLLLGLGLGQLMQTLTIASQNSVGLRDMGVATSASTFFRQIGGTLGTAVLLSLLFTLVPANIQNSFADETTVTNALEAALDPAVTQAPENAAIMKTIYDPIVANLQQAASAASVDLSNDPAREAFVAQAVPQVQEALATKSDDQSFDGSVMNDTSFLNGADPRLTAPILVGFNDSATVVYRVALGVVLLAFVLTLFFRTPPLRAKSALQEAADEAAAAYEADDPAVLAQAAAADAGALVAPDTGPVPTADRPLTRRDLRD; this is encoded by the coding sequence ATGTCCGAGACTGCGCGCACCGACCAGCCCGTGATGACGCACCGCGCCATCCTGCTGGTGATCTTCGGCCTCATGGCCGGCATGTTCCTCTCCGCGCTCGACCAGACCATCGTCGGCACGGCGATCCGCACGATCGGCGACGACCTGCACGGGCTGAGCCTGCAGGCCTGGGTGACGACCGCTTACCTGATCGTCTCGACGATCGCCACACCCATCTACGGCAAGCTCTCCGACATCTTCGGTCGCCGCCCGCTGTTCCTCTTCGCCATCATCGTGTTCATCGTGGGCTCCGTGCTCGCGAGCTTCTCGACCGACATGGTGCAGCTCGCCGCCTTCCGCGCGGTGCAGGGTCTCGGCGCCGGCGGTCTGATGTCGATGCCGCTGGCGATCATGGGCGACATCCTCGCGCCGCGCGAGCGGGCCAAGTACCAGGGGTACTTCCTCGCCGTGTTCGGCATCTCGAGCGTCATCGGCCCCCTCGTCGGAGGCCTCTTCTCCGGTGCGAACGAGATCCTGTGGATCGCCGGATGGCGCTGGGTGTTCCTCATCAACGTGCCGATCGGCATCATCGCCCTGTTCATCGTCGTGCGCTTCCTGCACATCCCGCACCACCCGCGCGAGTCCGTGCGCATCGACTGGTGGGGCGCGGCGCTCGTCGTGGTCGCCCTCGTCCCGCTGCTGCTGGTGGCCGAGCAGGGCCGCGAATGGGGTTGGGACTCCCCCATCGCCATCGCCTGCTACGTCGTGGGCGCCCTGGGCGCGGTCGCGTTCGTGTTCGTCGAGCGCGCCATGAAGACAGATGCGCTCATCCCGCTGAGCCTGTTCCACTCATCGACGTTCTCGATGGCCACCGTCATCGGCGTGCTCGTGGGCTTCGGCATGTTCGGAGCGATGCTGACCCTGCCGCTGTACCTGCAGCTCGTGCTGGGCGCCACGCCCACCGAGAGCGGCTTCCAGATGCTGCCGATGATCCTCGGACTCATGATCGCCTCGATCGCGAGCGGCCAGATCATCGCCCGCACCGGCCGGTACCGCATGTTCCCGATCCTGGGCACGCTGTTCCTCTCGGGCGGCTACGTGCTGCTGACCTTCCTCCGCGTCGACAGCTCGTACTGGTTCCTGGCCGGCGCGATGCTGCTGCTCGGCCTCGGACTCGGCCAGCTCATGCAGACGCTGACGATCGCCAGCCAGAACTCCGTCGGCCTGCGCGACATGGGTGTGGCCACGAGCGCGTCGACCTTCTTCCGCCAGATCGGTGGCACGCTCGGCACGGCGGTGCTGCTCTCGCTCCTGTTCACGCTGGTGCCCGCGAACATCCAGAATTCGTTCGCCGATGAGACGACCGTCACGAACGCGCTGGAGGCGGCACTCGATCCTGCGGTCACCCAGGCTCCCGAGAACGCGGCGATCATGAAGACGATCTACGACCCGATCGTGGCGAATCTGCAGCAGGCGGCGAGTGCCGCATCCGTCGATCTGTCGAACGACCCCGCCCGTGAGGCGTTCGTCGCCCAAGCCGTGCCGCAGGTGCAGGAGGCCCTCGCCACGAAGAGCGACGACCAGAGCTTCGACGGCTCGGTCATGAACGACACGTCGTTCCTGAACGGCGCCGACCCCCGCCTGACCGCGCCGATCCTCGTCGGCTTCAACGACTCGGCGACCGTGGTCTACCGGGTGGCGCTGGGCGTCGTGCTGCTCGCCTTCGTGCTGACGCTGTTCTTCCGCACGCCCCCGCTGCGGGCGAAGTCCGCGCTGCAGGAGGCGGCGGATGAGGCGGCCGCCGCATACGAAGCCGACGACCCGGCCGTGCTCGCGCAGGCCGCCGCGGCGGATGCGGGTGCGCTGGTTGCGCCCGACACCGGCCCCGTGCCCACCGCGGACCGCCCGCTCACCCGGCGAGACCTGCGCGACTGA
- a CDS encoding proline dehydrogenase family protein — protein sequence MSSSTEAGAPRAPRPASLAVDAVTLARRWVTEAADAHADPAAERLAGVLRDPNGLPFTIGFVDGVMRPESLSAAAANLSRIAPLVPDFLPWYLRSAVRVGGAVAPAVPTPVVPIARRALRDMVGHLIVDARPDKLGAAIAKLREGGAKLNLNLLGEAVLGENEARRRLDGIHELIRRSDVDYVSVKVSAIAGHISLWAFDDVVERVVERLLPLYLSAATDGTFINLDMEEYRDLDLTIAVFTRILEDERLSHLEAGIVLQAYLPDALPALQELTAWARQRVEHGGSGIKVRLVKGANLAMERVDAIMHGWPQAPYDTKLDTDANYLRCLDWALDADHAAAVRVGVAGHNLFDVAYAWLLAGERGVRERIEFEMLLGMAAGQVAAVSRDVGTVLLYVPVVRPDEFDVAISYLVRRLEENASSENFLSAAFDLDTDPELFARERDRFLASIERSTDAALRTGPRRGQNRLQSAADAAEPAILRDPAPTQEVAGLTQAVLGIAADRTEPDAHSVLFGGAEFVETAVFSPRESNAGVHGAPGFRPAADTDPALPANREWAQRIIERIETSTAGDATIGAARIGDTDTLERTIARVREAAAAWGSLPAADRAVVLQAAARSLEARRDLLIEVAASETGKVLAEADVEVSEAVDFANYYAATARELDRVAGAVFVPARLTVVAPPWNFPLAIPAGGVLAALAAGSGVVFKPAPQARRSAAVVAEALWDAGVPRDLLALVDIDEGELGQQLISHPHVDRVILTGSWETAQLFRSWRPDLPLLAETSGKNAIIVMPSADLDLAASDLVRSAFGHAGQKCSAASLAILVGSVGRSARFARQLVDATRSLVVASPADAAAEVGPVIEPPQGKLAWALTTLDDGEKWLVEPEQIDGAPELAGRLWRPGIRTGVAPGSRFHLEEFFGPVLGVMHASSLAEAIELQNAVAYGLTAGLHTQHPDDLALWLDRVEAGNLYVNRGITGAIVQRQPFGGWKRSSVGAGTKAGGPNYLIGLGSWRPTAVSGSTTLHLRGLDSRITAIIEAAQPSLDYDRFEWLRRAALSDAVEWDREFGRIKDVTGLGIERNLFRYRSVDVAVRATAGAEVQEVLRVALAALRAGSAASLSTATGLPPAVRRSLGEAGLTVHVETDAQWIERLTRAEADAAGVSVKPRVARARLVGPASETGILHRTLAEAIAGDPDLAVYANPVTTAGRLELLPFLHEQAIAITAHRFGNPDAWSEAVI from the coding sequence ATGTCCTCCAGCACCGAGGCGGGGGCGCCACGAGCGCCGCGTCCCGCATCCCTCGCCGTCGACGCGGTCACCCTCGCGCGACGTTGGGTCACCGAAGCCGCCGACGCCCACGCTGACCCCGCGGCGGAGCGCCTCGCGGGAGTGCTGCGCGACCCCAACGGACTGCCTTTCACGATCGGGTTCGTCGACGGCGTCATGCGCCCCGAGAGCCTGTCGGCGGCGGCAGCGAACCTCAGCCGCATCGCCCCGCTCGTGCCCGACTTCCTGCCCTGGTACCTGCGTTCCGCCGTGCGGGTCGGAGGGGCCGTCGCCCCCGCGGTGCCCACGCCGGTCGTGCCGATCGCCCGCCGCGCGCTGCGCGACATGGTCGGCCACCTCATCGTCGATGCGCGCCCCGACAAGCTCGGTGCGGCGATCGCGAAACTGCGCGAGGGCGGCGCGAAGCTGAACCTGAACCTGCTGGGTGAGGCGGTGCTGGGCGAGAACGAGGCGCGGCGTCGACTCGACGGAATCCACGAGCTCATCCGCCGATCCGACGTCGACTACGTCTCGGTCAAGGTCTCGGCCATCGCCGGGCACATCTCGCTCTGGGCGTTCGACGATGTCGTCGAGCGCGTCGTGGAGCGTCTGCTGCCGCTGTACCTCAGCGCCGCCACCGACGGCACCTTCATCAACCTCGACATGGAGGAGTACCGCGACCTCGACCTCACGATCGCGGTGTTCACCCGCATCCTCGAGGACGAGCGGCTCTCGCATCTCGAGGCGGGGATCGTGCTGCAGGCGTACCTGCCCGACGCTCTCCCGGCACTACAGGAGCTGACCGCCTGGGCGCGACAGCGCGTCGAGCATGGCGGCTCCGGCATCAAGGTGCGTCTGGTGAAGGGCGCGAACCTCGCGATGGAGCGCGTCGACGCCATCATGCACGGCTGGCCGCAGGCGCCGTACGACACGAAGCTCGACACCGACGCGAACTATCTGCGCTGCCTCGACTGGGCGCTGGACGCCGACCACGCCGCCGCCGTCCGTGTCGGTGTCGCCGGTCACAACCTCTTCGACGTCGCCTACGCGTGGCTGCTCGCCGGAGAGCGCGGCGTGCGCGAGCGCATCGAGTTCGAGATGCTCCTGGGCATGGCCGCGGGGCAGGTCGCCGCGGTCTCGCGCGATGTGGGCACGGTGCTGCTCTACGTGCCGGTCGTGCGCCCCGACGAGTTCGACGTGGCGATCAGCTACCTCGTGCGCCGACTCGAGGAGAACGCCTCCAGCGAGAACTTCCTCTCCGCCGCGTTCGACCTCGACACCGATCCCGAGCTGTTCGCGCGCGAGCGCGACCGTTTCCTCGCCTCGATCGAACGGTCGACGGATGCGGCGCTGCGCACCGGACCCCGCCGCGGGCAGAACCGCCTGCAGAGCGCAGCGGATGCGGCCGAGCCCGCCATCCTGCGCGACCCCGCACCCACGCAGGAGGTCGCCGGACTCACCCAGGCCGTGCTCGGCATCGCCGCGGACCGCACCGAACCGGACGCGCATTCGGTGCTGTTCGGCGGCGCGGAGTTCGTCGAGACGGCGGTCTTCTCCCCGCGCGAGTCCAACGCCGGCGTGCACGGGGCCCCGGGGTTCCGTCCCGCCGCCGACACCGATCCCGCCCTTCCCGCCAACCGCGAGTGGGCGCAGCGCATCATCGAGCGGATCGAGACCTCGACCGCGGGCGACGCGACCATCGGCGCAGCCCGGATCGGCGACACCGACACGCTCGAGCGCACGATCGCGCGCGTGCGGGAGGCAGCCGCCGCCTGGGGCTCGCTGCCCGCGGCCGACCGCGCCGTGGTGCTGCAGGCGGCCGCGCGATCCCTCGAGGCGCGGCGCGATCTGCTGATCGAGGTCGCCGCATCCGAGACCGGCAAGGTGCTGGCCGAGGCGGACGTCGAGGTGAGCGAGGCGGTGGACTTCGCCAACTATTACGCGGCCACCGCGCGCGAGCTGGACCGGGTCGCGGGTGCCGTCTTCGTCCCGGCGCGGCTGACGGTCGTCGCGCCGCCGTGGAACTTTCCGCTCGCGATCCCCGCGGGAGGCGTGCTCGCGGCCCTCGCGGCGGGATCCGGCGTGGTGTTCAAGCCGGCGCCGCAGGCGCGCCGCTCGGCGGCGGTCGTCGCCGAGGCGCTGTGGGATGCGGGCGTACCCCGCGACCTGCTCGCCCTCGTCGACATCGACGAGGGCGAGCTGGGACAGCAGCTCATCTCCCATCCCCACGTGGACCGGGTGATCCTCACCGGCTCGTGGGAGACCGCGCAGCTGTTCCGCTCCTGGCGGCCCGATCTGCCGCTGCTGGCCGAGACGAGTGGCAAGAACGCCATCATCGTCATGCCGTCGGCCGATCTCGACCTCGCCGCATCCGATCTCGTCAGGAGCGCGTTCGGGCATGCCGGACAGAAATGCTCCGCCGCATCCCTTGCGATCCTCGTCGGATCGGTGGGGCGCTCGGCCCGCTTCGCGCGCCAGCTCGTCGATGCCACGCGCTCACTCGTGGTCGCGTCGCCCGCCGACGCCGCCGCAGAGGTGGGCCCCGTGATCGAGCCGCCGCAGGGCAAGCTGGCGTGGGCGCTGACCACGCTCGACGACGGCGAGAAGTGGCTCGTGGAACCCGAGCAGATCGACGGCGCGCCCGAGCTGGCGGGACGACTGTGGCGTCCCGGCATCCGCACGGGCGTCGCGCCGGGGTCGCGCTTCCATCTCGAGGAGTTCTTCGGTCCGGTGCTGGGTGTCATGCACGCCTCGTCGTTGGCCGAGGCGATCGAGCTGCAGAATGCGGTCGCCTACGGGCTGACGGCCGGCCTTCACACCCAGCATCCCGACGACCTCGCGCTGTGGCTCGATCGCGTCGAGGCGGGCAACCTCTACGTGAACCGGGGCATCACGGGCGCGATCGTGCAGCGCCAGCCGTTCGGGGGCTGGAAGCGCTCATCGGTGGGGGCCGGAACGAAGGCCGGCGGCCCGAACTACCTGATCGGTCTCGGGAGCTGGCGACCCACCGCTGTCAGCGGCTCGACCACGCTGCACCTGCGCGGGCTCGACTCCCGCATCACCGCGATCATCGAAGCAGCCCAGCCGTCGCTGGACTACGACCGCTTCGAGTGGCTTCGCCGTGCCGCGCTGTCGGATGCGGTGGAGTGGGATCGCGAGTTCGGCCGGATCAAGGATGTGACGGGACTCGGCATCGAGCGGAACCTGTTCCGGTACCGGTCGGTCGATGTGGCCGTGCGGGCGACCGCGGGTGCGGAGGTGCAGGAGGTGCTGCGCGTCGCGCTCGCCGCTCTGCGCGCCGGCTCCGCCGCATCCCTGAGCACGGCGACGGGGCTTCCGCCGGCGGTGCGCCGCTCCCTGGGCGAGGCGGGTCTCACGGTGCACGTCGAGACCGATGCGCAGTGGATCGAGCGCCTCACCCGGGCCGAGGCGGATGCGGCGGGTGTCAGCGTCAAGCCGCGCGTCGCCCGAGCACGGCTCGTGGGGCCCGCGTCCGAGACCGGCATCCTGCACCGAACGCTCGCCGAGGCGATCGCCGGAGACCCGGATCTCGCCGTCTACGCGAACCCGGTCACCACGGCGGGGCGCCTCGAGCTGTTGCCGTTCCTGCACGAGCAGGCCATCGCGATCACCGCGCACCGCTTCGGCAACCCCGACGCGTGGAGCGAAGCGGTCATCTGA
- a CDS encoding acyl-CoA thioesterase, whose product MNVIWRTLLLLASSRRRYRREGAMDSLGVGRIRLTTLPTDLDVVGHMNNGRYLSLFDLGRFDLLMRTGLWDLMRERGWYPVVANATISYRKSLHLWQRFDVESRVIAADDRAVYLEHRAVVDGEIYAQLIARGRFARRSGGTVGLAELFEALGQDPATVPAPEEWMLRWAEDVALPSTRRPAPSIWR is encoded by the coding sequence GTGAACGTGATCTGGCGCACCCTGCTTCTGCTCGCCTCCTCCCGCCGCCGTTACCGTCGCGAAGGCGCGATGGACTCGCTCGGCGTCGGCCGCATCCGGCTGACGACGCTTCCCACCGACCTCGACGTCGTGGGGCACATGAACAACGGACGGTACCTGTCGCTGTTCGACCTCGGACGCTTCGACCTGCTCATGCGCACCGGACTCTGGGACCTCATGCGCGAGCGCGGCTGGTATCCGGTCGTCGCCAACGCGACCATCAGCTACCGCAAGTCGCTGCATCTGTGGCAGCGCTTCGACGTCGAGTCGCGCGTCATCGCTGCCGACGACCGCGCCGTCTACCTCGAGCACCGTGCCGTCGTCGACGGCGAGATCTACGCGCAGCTCATCGCCCGCGGCCGTTTCGCGCGCCGCTCCGGCGGCACCGTCGGGCTCGCCGAGCTGTTCGAGGCGCTCGGCCAGGACCCCGCCACCGTGCCGGCTCCCGAGGAGTGGATGCTGCGCTGGGCGGAGGATGTGGCCCTCCCGTCGACGCGTCGCCCCGCGCCCAGCATCTGGCGCTGA
- a CDS encoding GNAT family N-acetyltransferase produces MEADLTTDVIVRPVRDVDAEALGRVHATCWHETYDHLISKAALERVSPRRLAELWTHWAEQGPDYRMSAALVEGEIVGFVGSGPARDEDAPRERELYFIYLLDAWHGTGIGQKLFDAAVEPGEQLYLWVADDNPRAHRFYTRNGFALDGATHTEPFLGETLTEVRFTR; encoded by the coding sequence ATGGAAGCCGACCTCACCACCGATGTGATCGTCCGCCCGGTACGCGACGTGGACGCCGAAGCCCTCGGTCGCGTGCACGCCACGTGCTGGCACGAGACCTACGACCACCTGATCAGCAAGGCCGCACTGGAGCGCGTCTCGCCCCGCAGGCTCGCCGAGCTCTGGACCCACTGGGCCGAGCAGGGCCCCGACTACCGCATGTCCGCGGCGCTCGTGGAGGGCGAGATCGTGGGCTTCGTCGGATCCGGTCCCGCGCGCGACGAGGACGCCCCGCGCGAGCGCGAGCTGTACTTCATCTACCTGCTGGATGCGTGGCATGGCACCGGCATCGGCCAGAAGCTCTTCGACGCCGCGGTCGAGCCTGGCGAGCAGCTGTATCTGTGGGTCGCCGACGACAACCCCCGCGCTCATCGCTTCTACACGCGCAACGGCTTCGCCCTCGACGGCGCGACGCACACCGAGCCGTTCCTCGGCGAGACGCTGACCGAGGTCCGCTTCACCCGCTGA